A segment of the Streptococcus dysgalactiae subsp. dysgalactiae genome:
AGAGTTGCTACCATGAATTCACAATATTCTCCAAAACTATCATAAAAATCTTGGTAATAAGATAAGGACTTATCAGAATAATCTCGACGATCTGACGTGGCAGTGGTAATCTCTTTGAAATGGTGGAGCTCATCTCGGTTGAGTGAACGTAAGGTAATGCCAAAAGTATTTGCTTTTTTGAGTAATGCTTTCCCCTTTTTGCTGAAAGATTGAGGTAGTCGAGAAGGAGTGATTCCCTCTAATTTTTTAACATAATGCCAAACGGGCTCTCCTTCTGGATAACCAGTTTTAAAACCATCATGTTGAAAACCTAAGGACGTTAGAAGCTCAATCAATTCTTCATTTGTTTCAGAAAGAGGGTTACCATTGCTATCAAATTGCTGATAATCATCATAAGGTTTCACAACGCATTCGATCACATGATGTTTTTTAGCATAATCTTTGAGTTGGCTGTAAAACTCTTTCAAGTACTCTGGGTAATTGGTATTGGGACCAGCATTAAGTTCAAGACGCCAGCCTCCTAAGACTTTTTGAAGAAAGATTAGGGCAGCAATTTTTAGTTTGCCATCTTTTTCAAGGCCTAGAAAATGGGGCTCTGCCCCTCTTTTCATCAATAACTTAGCCATTTCGGGCGTCTGAATAAAGGAATGGCGTTTTAAATTTTGGCAGTAATGAGCAAATCTTTCTTGGGATATTTCGATTAGTGCCATCAGTGGTGTGTGCTCCTTATTTTTTTTCGTAGGTTATAAGCGGCAGTAGCTAATTTGGAGATGGTGTTCACAGGAATATTAAATTCACCGGCGAATTCTTCGATGGTTGGGTTTAATCTAGCTTTGAAATGGTAGAGGCCGCCATTTAACTGGTTTTCCACCCCCCCCAGATTATGCCATCGGCAGCCTCGCTGAAAGGCTTCCTTAGCCGTATGATACCAGGTAAGTAGGGGGGCTTGATAGTTGCGGTAATCATCATCCATTCCAGCATAAAGATTTTCTGAGGTATCCCCATAAATTAAGGTTAAGGTCGCAGCTAAAGGAATACGCTCTTGTCCTTTTAAAAGTTGTGTATTTAAGACTGCTAGCTCTTTCTCAAGTCGCTCAATAGTCTTTTGATTCTCAGTGACTTTGCTAGGCTTGCTTTTTTCATTAAATTTGGCTTGTTCTGCGCTTGCTTTGTCTAATTGTTGAGAAAGAAGAGCTTGCTGTTTGGGTAAATCTAGGAAGGCCATGGTAATGTAAGAGTAATTAGCATAAGTGGTCAGTAACTTATGATAATAGGACTGCCCCCGTAAAATAATCCCTTTTCGCTCTTCTGTCTTAGCCATGAGGCTAGAAAAATCATCTAGCAATTCAGCTCCTCCGAAAATAATCTCAACCCCTTTGTTGGTCGCAGTGCGAATGGATTGTTTTGCTTTTTTGGACAGGTTCTCAAACTCAAAGTCTTTGGCGTAGATATTAGCCTGTACTCTTGGTTGAATCGTTTCATCAAGCTTTTTTGTTCTCCCAGACCATTCCAGCCCAAGTTGTTTTAAAAAAGCGATGATTGAGAGGGTGAAGTCATTTTCTTCACTATCTACTCCTAAAAATGACTGTTTGATTTGTAAACTTGGGTCCATTTTAACAAAGAGAGCGCGCTTGCTTTTTCCAAAAATTTTGAGGGTTTTAATCACAAAATCAAGGAGTTCAAAATTGGCGTAATCCATAATTGGTCCACGAGGGATATAAATCATGCTAAACCCAAGAGGAAGTGGCCTGATCAAGCAAGCAGCAGCGGCTACTTGAATGCCATCTTCGTAAAACCCAATCCGTTCATGTTTCCAATTATCTTTGACGTGTCCCCAATCCGAACTTTGTAGCAGGTTTACTTGAGGATGAGACAAGACAAATTGATCGTGTTCTTCAGGAGATATTCCAATTTTATACGTATACATTATTTTAACACCCACTCGCGAATAGCATGTGCCACACCACTGTCATTGTTTGATTTAGTGATATACTTGGCAATTTTTTTTAATTCAGGAACCCCATTTTCCATCACAACAGGGTTGGCAACAACTTCTAGCATGGCACGATCATTCTCAGCATCACCAATGGCCATGGTTTGTGACATGTCTAGTCCAAGCTTTTCAGCTAAATGTTTAATGGCATTACCTTTGCTGACGGTTTTGGGCATAAACTCTAAGTAGAACGGTGTTGACTTGACAATCGTGTAGTGATCAAAGAAGTTTTGAGGGATAAGCTTGATTGCTTCGTCCAGCAATTCGGGGTCATCGACCATCATAATCTTGATGATTTCTTTACCTGTCATTTCCTCTGGAGTTCGGTAGAAAATCGGCATGTTTACTAAAGTTGACTCGTGCACGGTGTATTTGCCAATATTACGATTAGCGGTAAAGATACCTTCTTTGGTAATCGCATGCATATGTATGCCTAGTTTTCGGCTTAAGTATTCAATCTCTAAATAGTCTTCATAAGTCATCAATTCTTTAACAACTTCTTCGCCAGTCTCAGCATCTTGCACCAATCCGCCATTAAAGGTAATGACGTGGTTTCCTTGATGATTAAGTTCTAACTGTTCGAGTAATGAAACTACTCCGGTAATAGGTCTGCCAGTAGCAACTACCACATGGACACCTTGAGCCTTAGCTTCTTGGATAGCTTGAAAAACGTCATCGGTGATACGGCGGTCATCGGTGATTAATGTGCCGTCAATATCGACAGCAACCAATTTGATAGACATCGCATTCTCCTTACTTATACTTAACTGTCATTATAAAAATGCTCTAAACTCTATCATACTAAAAATAGGTGTTTTTGTCATGAAATAGAAGAAGGAATGGAGTGAAAAGTAAGAGAAAACGTTTTAGTGTAGGATGATTTTTGTCATTACCATCAAAAAAGATTGAAGAAGGTCTTCTACACCAATCTCTGGATAAAGCACCTTTAAGAGAATTTGTGCACAATGTTATCAAAAAATAGTATCACTTTTTGCATTGTATGAGTCATAGGCGAGTGAAGCAATCCAAAATGCGATACGTTACATCGCAGCAAAAACGCTAGAAACATGATGTTTCTGGCGCTCGGAGATTTTTAGACCTAGGCTCAAAATCTAGGTATGAAATCCCGTCGGGAGTTGCTATCATCTGTGCTACCTAAGTCAAGTATCCTAAAAATATTAACTTTCAAGAAAGCAGACTTTTTCTTCAATTTAGAAGGACTTTAATTACTGAAGTGAAAGTGTCCATTGGAAATGTAACTAATAAAGGCTTCCTTACTAGAGGCAAACAGATCATCTAGCTCTAACATTTCCTTTGGAAAATAAAAGCGGCGATCTCCGTAAGTGGTACCTGTTAGGGCTTTGACAATAGGTGATAATTGTGACAATTCAGCACGGCTGCCATCTTGTTGTACCATTTCGATTTGAGTTCTTGGATTTGCTAGTTCTGGTCGGTAAATATCATAAGGTAGGTCAAAGTTAACATGGATACCAGTGTAATAATCAGGGTCAAAACCTACAGCCTCCACTAGCTGTCGTAAGCGCTCTAAATCTTCTTGTGACTCTTGATCAAAGGTGACCGATTTGAGAATTTTTCGGTTGATGAAGCGACCAGCTAAATCTGATAAAATATGGTCTTCGCTTGCCATCCAAACTTGGAAGTAAGTGTTCATTACCCCATCATCTAAAGAAAGGTAATCGGTTAGTTTGGCATTTTTCTCAAAGAAAGGAATAAGACCAGGCGCTGTTTTTTGGAAATAGGCTTTTTGCTCAGGATATAAGGTTTTAGCCCGTTTAAGAAGGTTTTGCAAGATAAGTTCCACGGCACGGCTAGCAGGATGAAAGTAAACCTGCATGTACATTTGAAATCGGCTCACGATATAGTCTTCCACAGCATGCATGCCACTGCGGTCAAAGACGATTCCCCCGTCAACAGGACGAATCACTCGTAGAATTCGCATCAAATCAAACTGGCCATAATTGGCAGCAGAGAAGTAAGAGTCTCTCAGCAGATAATCCATGCGATCACAATCAATTTGGCTAGAAATGAGCTGAACGACTTGTTTATTAGGATAGGTATGGTTGATGACACTAGCAACCTTACCCGGAAAATCAGGAGAATGACGCACTAAAATAGCATTAATCTCCGTTTTAGGATTAGTAATAATCTCTTGAGTAAAGGCCTCATGGTCTGTATGAAAGAGAGTCTCAAAGGTGTGGGAATAAGCACCATGACCAATGTCATGTAGGAGGGCAGCCGTCATGGTAACAAGACTTTCATCTTTGTTCCAATTATCAGGATATTTTTCCTCGAAGATTTCGGTGACACGCCGGGCAATTTCATACACCCCTAGACAATGGGAAAAGCGGCTATGCTCTGCTCCATGAAACGTAAACGCAGTTGTAGGTACCTGCTTGATGCGTCGTAACCGTTGAAATTCTTTGGTATTAACAAGATCATAAATAAGCTGATGATTAATATGGATATAGTTGTGAACGGGGTCGCGAAATACTTTTTCATTCATGGTTTATATTATACCAAAAATTGAAAAAATAAGAAGAAACTGATAGAATAGACAGACGAGACTAGAACAGAAAGAGAAGTTATGAAATTACAGATAAGGAATCATATTCGATTTGGGGATGACACAGAAATCATCCATGAAGTTCACGATGCTGAGTGGCGACAAAAAGGTGATTACCAATACCTGATTTATCAAAATGATGAGAAAGAGAAAGTTGTTATCAAGTATAATGAGAACGAATTAACCATGAGCCGTTTTTCGACCCCTCAGTCCATCATGAAATTTTTTGCAGGTAAAAAGGTTTTGATTGCCTTACCTACGCCGATGGGGATTCAACAGTTTTTAACAGATACCAGACATTACCAATTGAATCATGAGAGACAACATTTGACTCTTCATTATGACTTATTACAAGTTCATACGGAAGCATCTTTTGCCAGTTATCAACTGGAGTTAACTTGGACCTTTCCTGAGACTGATGACGAGTAATCAAAAATCATCAGATAAAAAAGTGATAAAAGTCCTTAAATAACACCAAATATAGTTAAAATATAATAAAAAACAACAAATAAAACCAAAAATCGTCAGATGATTTTTGGTTTTTTCTCTATCTTTTAGTGTTTTTTTCTTGTTTTTCGTTAATATTTTTACTATAATGATTATTATATCAAGGGAGTAGCAGACGGTTAGCCGTGATTGTATCGTCAATACGGAATTTCGATTTCCGGTACAATCTGAAACAGCGAGACTTGTTTAAGAAAAATAAACAGGTCTTTTTATTTGAACATGGGATAAAAAGACCAAGGGGGTACTAATTTGTCTAAAGAACAAAGACATGAAGCGTTTTATACGCAAAGTGAAGAGACCGTACTGGCTCAATTAGAGACCAGTCGCGAAGGCCTTACGTCTGTACAAGCAAAAGAGCGCTTAGCAGAGTATGGACGTAATGAGCTTGATGAAGGCGAAAAACGAAGTTTATTCATGAAATTCCTTGATCAATTCAAAGATTTGATGATTATTATTTTAATTGTAGCTGCCCTTCTTTCAGTTCTTACAGAGGGGATGGAAGGCTTGACAGATGCCATCATTATCTTGGCCGTTGTTATCCTAAATGCCGCTTTTGGTGTTTACCAAGAGGGACAAGCTGAAGCTGCTATTGAAGCCTTGAAATCAATGTCAAGTCCACTTGCTCGTATTCGCCGTGATGGCCACGTGATCGAAGTGGATTCTAAAGAATTGGTTCCTGGAGATATTGTCTTGCTAGAAGCAGGAGATGTTGTCCCTGCTGATATGCGCTTGTTGGAAGTTAACTCTTTAAAAATCGAGGAAGCAGCTCTTACTGGAGAATCTGTACCGGTTGAGAAAGATTTATCAATAGCTGTTTCAGAAGATGCAGGTATTGGTGACCGTGTCAATATGGGATATCAAAACTCAAACGTCACATACGGTCGCGGAATCGGAGTTGTTACCAACACTGGAATGTATACAGAGGTTGGGCATATTGCTGGCATGCTTGCTAATGCTGATGAAACAGATACACCATTGAAGCAAAACCTTGACAATCTTTCTAAGATTTTGACTTATGTGATCCTTATTATTGCAGCAGTGACTTTTGCTGTGGGAGTATTCTTGCGTGGGCAACACCCTCTTGAAGGCTTGATGACTTCCGTTGCACTTGCTGTTGCAGCGATTCCAGAGGGACTTCCTGCGATTGTTACTGTTGTGCTTTCTCTTGGGACTCAAGTACTTGCTAAACGTAACGCCATTATCCGTAAATTACCAGCTGTTGAAACGCTAGGATCAACTGAAATCATTGCTTCCGATAAAACGGGTACCTTGACAATGAACCAAATGACCGTTGAAAAAGTTTATACCAACGGGACACTTCAAAGTTCATCAGCTGATATTGCCTTTGACGATAATACCCTTCGTGTGATGAACTTTGCTAATGATACTAAAGTTGATCCTTCAGGGAAGTTAATTGGTGACCCAACAGAAAAAGCTTTGGTACAGTTTGGATTAGACCACAATTTTGACGTACGTGAGGCTATGGTGGCAGAACCACGTGTGGCAGAATTGCCATTTGATTCTGACCGTAAGTTGATGTCGACCATTCATAAACAAGCTGATGGCAAATATTTCATCGCAGTTAAGGGTGCGCCCGACCAATTGTTGAAGCGTGTGACCCAGATTGAAGAAAATGGGCAAATTCGTCCTATTACTGACGCTGATAAACAAGCCATTCTTGATACCAATAAGAGTCTTGCTAAACAAGCCCTTCGAGTCTTGATGATGGCTTACAAATATTCGGATGCTCTTCCAACACTAGAAACAGAAGTTGTTGAGGCTAATCTTGTCTTCTCTGGTTTAGTAGGAATGATTGATCCTGAGCGTCCTGAAGCAGCACAGGCTGTTAAAGTAGCTAAGGAAGCTGGCATTCGTCCAATCATGATTACTGGTGACCATCAAGATACGGCAGAAGCCATTGCCAAACGTCTTGGTATTATCGAAGAAGACGGCATTGATCATGTCTTTACAGGTGCTGAACTCAACGAATTATCAGATGAAGAGTTTCAAAAAGTCTTTAAACAATATTCCGTGTATGCCCGTGTATCTCCTGAGCATAAAGTTCGTATCGTTAAGGCTTGGCAAAATGAAGGTAAAGTTGTTGCCATGACTGGTGATGGGGTTAACGATGCACCATCTCTTAAAACGGCAGATATTGGTATTGGAATGGGAATTACGGGTACAGAGGTTTCTAAAGGGGCTTCTGACATGGTTCTTGCCGATGATAACTTTGCAACCATTATTGTAGCTGTTGAAGAAGGACGTAAGGTCTTCTCAAACATTCAAAAAACAATTCAATACTTGCTTTCTGCAAACATGGCTGAAGTCTTTACCATCTTCCTTGCAACCTTGTTTGGTTGGGATGTTCTTCAACCAGTTCACTTGCTTTGGATTAACTTGGTAACAGATACGCTACCAGCTATTGCCTTAGGTGTTGAACCTGCTGAACCAGGTGTGATGAAACACAAACCTCGTGGACGTAAATCAAGCTTCTTCGATGGTGGCGTGAAGGAAGCCATTCTTTACCAAGGTGCCTTCCAAACCATGCTGGTTCTTGGGGTTTATGGTTTTGCCTTGATGTTCCCAGAACACACAAGCTACCATGATGTCCATGCAGATGCTTTGACCATGGCTTATGTGACCCTCGGTTTGATTCAGTTGGTACATGCCTACAACGTGAAATCTGTTTACCAATCCATCTTTACTGTTGGATTGTTCAAAAATAAATTATTCAACTACTCTATTCCAGTAGCGTTTGTTGCCTTAATGTCAACTGTTGTTGTGCCTGGATTTAATAAATTCTTCCACGTGACACACTTGACAATTACACAATGGTTAGTCGTTGTTATTGGAAGTCTCTTGATGGTAGTTCTTGTTGAGCTTGTCAAAGCTGTTCAGCGATCACTTGGTCAAGATGAAAAAGCAATTTAATAGACGCTAAAAGGTTTGAGACAATTGTCTCAAACCTTTTTTGTGGTTGACTAGTTAAGAGTGCAAATTGGGGTCATTTTTGATCAAACAGTAACGAGGGATTAGATTAAGTATTCCAATGAAACAAGCATTGAGTAGCAGAGAATATTTTTGGTAAAGAGGAGGCAATTGAGTCTTTGAAAAAGTTAGGAACATCACAACGAAAAAGTAGAGTAAAGTCATTATAGTAGCAATCCTAAAGTAAGGATTATTGACAATAAAAATGGTATCTCCGTCTTGAACTTTAATAGAGGGGAAACTCAACCTATTGCAGGATAAAGAATAAGTTTCTGAGCCATTAGTTTTCTTGGGAAGTGAGAGGGTTATGGAACTATGATTAGGAACAGTAGTCAGATAATCTTTATTGATAAAAATCACTTTATCTTCTAGTGAGTTGAGAAAGGATAAGTTAGAAATAATGGTGATTGTCATGATAAACCTCTTCTGAATGTCATTTCTACTGGATACTTTCATGGCAGTAACTTTTTATCATGTTTAAGAAGAGCGACAACAGATGATATCAATCTATTTGTTGCTATTCAGTAAGTTCACTTAATGAGTAGCAAAGGGGAATCAGAAGGTTGATTCTTGCCAGTTAACTTGACAGTCGAAAATCTGTTGTTTCGCTTCTTTGCTATGACCCTCAATATCATCAATTAAAATCTTGGTTGCTTGCTCTCCTTCTTCATAAGCTGGTTGAATAATAGTGGTTAAACTTGGAGAGGAGAATTTTGTCCACTCGGTGTTATCAAATCCTACTAAACCAGTTTCTGGTAGACTGATATTTAGGGCTTTCATGGCTGTAAAAACCTTGGGCAGAGCCCAGCAGTTAGGGACAAAAATCAAACTTTGATTCTTTAAAGAAGTCTGTAAAAATTGAGCAATTGCTTCTGAAGAGGTTTGATTTTCATCGATAATCATTTGTTGATACTTAAGGTGGTTAGCTTCTAAGACATCAATAAAGCCCGAAGCTCGTTCAATGCGTGTGCTCAAGAGACTAGGATTACCAGTAATCATGATGAAATGTTGGTACCCCTTGTTGATACATTGTTGAATAGTATCGTAAACCGCATCATAATTATTGGTTTTGACCCAGTTTGTACGATGTTCGTAAAGCTGGCTATCAAAAAAGACCACTTTTTTCTTCTTAATATCGATAATGCGAGAATATTTTCTGAAATTAGAGGTAGGCTGAATGATAAAGCCATCCACTCCGAGGTTCAGCATCTTTTCAATGAGTTCATCTTCGCGAGAGGGGTCGTAGTTGCTGTTTCCGATGATAATTTGGTAACCAAATTCCTGGGCTTTGCTTTCAATTCCCTTAACAATTTGATTGGAAAAACTATTGGTAATATCACCAATAACCACGCCAATGAGTTTGGTAGATTTGGCGTTTAGACTTCTGGCAGCAATGCTTGGTTTATAGTTGGTAGCTTCAATCGTGCTTTTAATGCGATTTTTAGTTTCCTCTGACATCTTGTCAAATTTACCGTTCAAGTAAAAGGAAACTGTCGTTTTGGAAGTTTTAGCCAATTCAGCAATATCTTTGATGGTTACTTTACGCTGCATTGCATACACTCCTTTAATTTAGTGATGGTTAGTCATATTATAACATAAGGACTCGTAAAAGATTTAGTGTTTCAATCGAATAATCTCATTCGTGATATGGTTGATAACAACCACCTTTCCTCTGATTTTATGACCATTTAGGAGAACGAGTTTTTCTCCTTTAATTAAGTCCTCTTGGAGAACACAGATACTGTAGTCAAACTGCTTTCCTTTTAAATGCCAAGCAAGAGCGGTCTCAATTGGGTTGCGTTTGCCAGTTTGAAGTGGTGTTAAGGGAGTAACTTTGGTATCGTCAGGGACTAACAGGGTACTAGTGCAACCCTTGTCTTTAAAAGGTTTTCGTTTGATGAGTTTGTGACTAGTCAGGTATTGGTTGTATTTTTTTGACAAAATCGTTTCTTCGATAGTGAAAGGGCAGTCACTGATTAGTCTGAGGTCACTAAGGTGATCTGTCTTTACTTCTAAGTGATTATCAAGAATAAATTGACTGACAAGACAGTGGTTGCCTTGAGCCTGTATCGTATCAATGATAAGAAAAATTCCTGGTGGTAAAATGAGAATTTGTCGGTCATGTTGGTAGTTGTTCTTGTCAGAGAATTGCGTCTGGTAGCTACCTTCAATAAAGTAAACGTGTCCATTTTGTCGAAGGTGACAATAATTGGATTTGGGGTAAGAAAGGTAAGCCCAGGAGCTATCAACCTGCTCAGGTAATTGTTCTTCTAAAAAGGCGGTAGAATGATGGCTGGCGCTTTTTAGGGCATAGCGGAATGGTTCTTCTTTGTAAGTGTATCGCCCAGCATCACAGAAAAGTGGTTGACCGTTATAATAGAGACAGAGACTATTTTGGTCACTATGGGTATGGGAACTACCGATGGGCCCATTTTTG
Coding sequences within it:
- a CDS encoding aminoacyltransferase; protein product: MALIEISQERFAHYCQNLKRHSFIQTPEMAKLLMKRGAEPHFLGLEKDGKLKIAALIFLQKVLGGWRLELNAGPNTNYPEYLKEFYSQLKDYAKKHHVIECVVKPYDDYQQFDSNGNPLSETNEELIELLTSLGFQHDGFKTGYPEGEPVWHYVKKLEGITPSRLPQSFSKKGKALLKKANTFGITLRSLNRDELHHFKEITTATSDRRDYSDKSLSYYQDFYDSFGEYCEFMVATLNFNDYLTNLKQKQNQLWGRIEKLDNELMIHPHSEKKQNQLRELSSQFETFDVRISEALDFLKEYGAKEMILAGSLFLYTPQEAVYLFSGSYPEFNRFYAPALLQEHAMLDAIAKGIKTYNFLGITGEFDGSDGVLRFKQNFNGYILQKPGTFRYYPRPMLFQSIQFIKKVLRRY
- a CDS encoding aminoacyltransferase, with amino-acid sequence MYTYKIGISPEEHDQFVLSHPQVNLLQSSDWGHVKDNWKHERIGFYEDGIQVAAAACLIRPLPLGFSMIYIPRGPIMDYANFELLDFVIKTLKIFGKSKRALFVKMDPSLQIKQSFLGVDSEENDFTLSIIAFLKQLGLEWSGRTKKLDETIQPRVQANIYAKDFEFENLSKKAKQSIRTATNKGVEIIFGGAELLDDFSSLMAKTEERKGIILRGQSYYHKLLTTYANYSYITMAFLDLPKQQALLSQQLDKASAEQAKFNEKSKPSKVTENQKTIERLEKELAVLNTQLLKGQERIPLAATLTLIYGDTSENLYAGMDDDYRNYQAPLLTWYHTAKEAFQRGCRWHNLGGVENQLNGGLYHFKARLNPTIEEFAGEFNIPVNTISKLATAAYNLRKKIRSTHH
- the yidA gene encoding sugar-phosphatase, which encodes MSIKLVAVDIDGTLITDDRRITDDVFQAIQEAKAQGVHVVVATGRPITGVVSLLEQLELNHQGNHVITFNGGLVQDAETGEEVVKELMTYEDYLEIEYLSRKLGIHMHAITKEGIFTANRNIGKYTVHESTLVNMPIFYRTPEEMTGKEIIKIMMVDDPELLDEAIKLIPQNFFDHYTIVKSTPFYLEFMPKTVSKGNAIKHLAEKLGLDMSQTMAIGDAENDRAMLEVVANPVVMENGVPELKKIAKYITKSNNDSGVAHAIREWVLK
- a CDS encoding HD domain-containing protein encodes the protein MNEKVFRDPVHNYIHINHQLIYDLVNTKEFQRLRRIKQVPTTAFTFHGAEHSRFSHCLGVYEIARRVTEIFEEKYPDNWNKDESLVTMTAALLHDIGHGAYSHTFETLFHTDHEAFTQEIITNPKTEINAILVRHSPDFPGKVASVINHTYPNKQVVQLISSQIDCDRMDYLLRDSYFSAANYGQFDLMRILRVIRPVDGGIVFDRSGMHAVEDYIVSRFQMYMQVYFHPASRAVELILQNLLKRAKTLYPEQKAYFQKTAPGLIPFFEKNAKLTDYLSLDDGVMNTYFQVWMASEDHILSDLAGRFINRKILKSVTFDQESQEDLERLRQLVEAVGFDPDYYTGIHVNFDLPYDIYRPELANPRTQIEMVQQDGSRAELSQLSPIVKALTGTTYGDRRFYFPKEMLELDDLFASSKEAFISYISNGHFHFSN
- a CDS encoding YwiB family protein; protein product: MKLQIRNHIRFGDDTEIIHEVHDAEWRQKGDYQYLIYQNDEKEKVVIKYNENELTMSRFSTPQSIMKFFAGKKVLIALPTPMGIQQFLTDTRHYQLNHERQHLTLHYDLLQVHTEASFASYQLELTWTFPETDDE
- a CDS encoding cation-translocating P-type ATPase, with the protein product MSKEQRHEAFYTQSEETVLAQLETSREGLTSVQAKERLAEYGRNELDEGEKRSLFMKFLDQFKDLMIIILIVAALLSVLTEGMEGLTDAIIILAVVILNAAFGVYQEGQAEAAIEALKSMSSPLARIRRDGHVIEVDSKELVPGDIVLLEAGDVVPADMRLLEVNSLKIEEAALTGESVPVEKDLSIAVSEDAGIGDRVNMGYQNSNVTYGRGIGVVTNTGMYTEVGHIAGMLANADETDTPLKQNLDNLSKILTYVILIIAAVTFAVGVFLRGQHPLEGLMTSVALAVAAIPEGLPAIVTVVLSLGTQVLAKRNAIIRKLPAVETLGSTEIIASDKTGTLTMNQMTVEKVYTNGTLQSSSADIAFDDNTLRVMNFANDTKVDPSGKLIGDPTEKALVQFGLDHNFDVREAMVAEPRVAELPFDSDRKLMSTIHKQADGKYFIAVKGAPDQLLKRVTQIEENGQIRPITDADKQAILDTNKSLAKQALRVLMMAYKYSDALPTLETEVVEANLVFSGLVGMIDPERPEAAQAVKVAKEAGIRPIMITGDHQDTAEAIAKRLGIIEEDGIDHVFTGAELNELSDEEFQKVFKQYSVYARVSPEHKVRIVKAWQNEGKVVAMTGDGVNDAPSLKTADIGIGMGITGTEVSKGASDMVLADDNFATIIVAVEEGRKVFSNIQKTIQYLLSANMAEVFTIFLATLFGWDVLQPVHLLWINLVTDTLPAIALGVEPAEPGVMKHKPRGRKSSFFDGGVKEAILYQGAFQTMLVLGVYGFALMFPEHTSYHDVHADALTMAYVTLGLIQLVHAYNVKSVYQSIFTVGLFKNKLFNYSIPVAFVALMSTVVVPGFNKFFHVTHLTITQWLVVVIGSLLMVVLVELVKAVQRSLGQDEKAI
- a CDS encoding LacI family DNA-binding transcriptional regulator, which gives rise to MQRKVTIKDIAELAKTSKTTVSFYLNGKFDKMSEETKNRIKSTIEATNYKPSIAARSLNAKSTKLIGVVIGDITNSFSNQIVKGIESKAQEFGYQIIIGNSNYDPSREDELIEKMLNLGVDGFIIQPTSNFRKYSRIIDIKKKKVVFFDSQLYEHRTNWVKTNNYDAVYDTIQQCINKGYQHFIMITGNPSLLSTRIERASGFIDVLEANHLKYQQMIIDENQTSSEAIAQFLQTSLKNQSLIFVPNCWALPKVFTAMKALNISLPETGLVGFDNTEWTKFSSPSLTTIIQPAYEEGEQATKILIDDIEGHSKEAKQQIFDCQVNWQESTF